Proteins encoded together in one Salarias fasciatus chromosome 17, fSalaFa1.1, whole genome shotgun sequence window:
- the lrp6 gene encoding LOW QUALITY PROTEIN: low-density lipoprotein receptor-related protein 6 (The sequence of the model RefSeq protein was modified relative to this genomic sequence to represent the inferred CDS: deleted 1 base in 1 codon): MGVALRSLLLCTFCFLVRGDPLLLYANRRDLRLVDAGRDKANASVVVGGLEDAAAVDFVFSRGLIYWSDVSEEAIKRTSFNRSGGGGGGGGVETVVPGLASPDGLACDWLGSKLYWTDSETNRIEVAELDGTLRKVLFWQELDQPRAIALDPQRGFMYWTDWGEVPKIERAGMDGANRSMIVDKEIYWPNGLTLDYGLQKLYWADAKHNFIHRANLDGSSREVVVKGELPHPFALTLYQDTLFWTDWNTHSIHSCRKQTGGEQRIVHSDIFSPMDIHVFSAERQLLVSSPCSLNNGGCSHLCLLSPGAPFFQCACPTGVQLLEDGKTCRDGATEMLLLARRTDLRRISLDTPDFTDVILQVDDIRHAIAIDYDPAEGYIYWTDDDVRAIRRSRLDGGDAEFVVTSQVSHPDGIAVDWIARNLYWTDTGTDRIEVTRLNGTMRKILISEDLDEPRAIVLDPEAGYMYWTDWGEVPKIERADLDGTERVVMVNTSLGWPNGLALDYQQRKIYWGDAKTDKIEMMNMDGSGRRVVVDINLPHIFGFTLLGDFIYWTDWQRRSIERVHKRTAERQVIIDQLPDLMGLKATSVHRVRGTNPCAEANGGCSHLCLFKPRGVQCGCPIGLELIADMRTCIVPEAFLLFSRHTDIRRISLETNNNNVAIPLSGVKEASALDFDVTDNRIYWTDITLKTISRAFMNGSALEHVVEFGLDYPEGMAVDWLGKNLYWADTGTNRIEVAKLDGQHRQVLVWKDLDSPRALALDPAEGYMYWTEWGGKPKIDRAAMDGTGRITLVADVGRANGLTIDYAERRLYWTDLDTTLIESSNMLGQDREVIADDLPHPFGLTQYQDYIYWTDWSQRSIERANKTSGQNRTVIQGHLDYVMDILVFHSSRQGGWNACASTNGHCSHLCLAVPVSSFVCGCPAHFSLNYDNKTCSAPTSFLLFSQKTAINRMVMDEQQSPDIILPIHSLRNVRAIDYDPLDKQLYWIDSKQSVIRRAQEDGNQSMTVVSAPAGGAPGGLQLYDLSIDVYSRFIYWTSEVTNVINVTRTDGGRVGVVLHGEHDKPRAIVVNPERGYMYFTNLLERSPKIERAALDGTEREVLFFSGLGKPVALAVDNQVGKLFWVDSDLRRIESSDLSGANRVVIADSNILQPVGLTVFGSHLYWIDKQQQMIERIDKTTREGRTKIQARIAYLSDIHAVHELDMREYGKHPCTWDNGGCSHICIVKGDGTTRCSCPVHLVLLPDELSCGEPPTCSPEQFSCASGEVDCIPQAWRCDGYPECDDSSDEEDCPVCSDAEFQCDSRQCIDRSLRCNGDVNCQDRSDENKCEVRCPADQFTCSNGQCIGKHKKCDHNMDCTDNSDEIGCYPTEEPRPPTNNTIIWVVCVVLVVFVVGAVYFVCQRVLCPQMKDDGETVTNDFVVHGPSSVPLGYVPHPGSLSSSLPGMSRGKSVIGSLSIMGGSSGPPYDRAHVTGASSSSSSSTKGTYFPPILNPPPSPATVRSQYTMEFGYSSNSPSTHRSYSYRPYTYRHFAPPTTPCSTDVCDSDYTPGRRAPLKSGAAAATKGYTSDLNYDSEPFPPPPTPRSQYLSAEENCESCPPSPYTERSYSHHLYPPPPSPCTDSS; encoded by the exons ATGGGAGTCGCGCTGCGGAGCCTGTTGTTgtgcactttttgttttctcgtACGAG GCGACCCCCTCCTGCTGTATGCGAACCGGCGGGACCTGCGGCTGGTGGACGCCGGGCGGGACAAGGCCAACGCCTCGGTGGTGGTGGGCGGGCtggaggacgccgccgccgtggaCTTCGTCTTCTCGCGGGGCCTCATCTACTGGAGCGACGTGAGCGAGGAGGCCATCAAACGCACCTCCTTCAACCGgtcgggcggcggcggcggcggcggcggcgtggagacGGTGGTGCCGGGCCTGGCCTCGCCCGACGGCCTGGCCTGCGACTGGCTCGGCAGCAAGCTGTACTGGACGGACTCGGAGACCAACCGCATCGAGGTGGCGGAGCTGGACGGGACGCTGAGGAAGGTCCTGTTCTGGCAGGAGCTGGATCAGCCCAGAGCCATCGCCCTGGATCCACAGAGGGG CTTCATGTACTGGACCGACTGGGGCGAGGTCCCCAAGATCGAGCGGGCGGGGATGGACGGCGCCAACCGCTCCATGATCGTGGACAAGGAGATCTACTGGCCCAACGGCCTGACGCTGGACTACGGCCTGCAGAAGCTGTACTGGGCCGACGCCAAGCACAACTTCATCCACCGCGCCAACCTGGACGGCTCCTCCAGGGAGGTGGTGGTGAAGGGGGAGCTGCCCCACCCCTTCGCCCTCACCCTGTACCAGGACACGCTGTTCTGGACCgactggaacacacactccatACACTCCTGCCGGAAGCAGACGGGCGGCGAGCAGCGCATCGTGCACTCCGACATCTTCTCGCCCATGGACATCCACGTGTTCAGCGCCGAGAGGCAGCTGCTCG tgagcagcCCCTGCTCTCTGAACAATGGCGGCTGTTCCCACCTCTGCCTGCTGTCTCCCGGAGCGCCGTTCTTCCAGTGCGCCTGTCCCACCggagtccagctgctggaggacggcaAGACCTGCAGAGACG GTGCGacggagatgctgctgctggcgcgGCGCACCGACCTGCGCCGCATCTCGCTGGACACGCCCGACTTCACCGACGTCATCCTGCAGGTGGACGACATCCGCCACGCCATCGCCATCGACTACGACCCGGCGGAGGGCTACATCTACTGGACGGACGACGACGTGCGCGCCATCCGCCGCTCGCGGCTGGACGGCGGCGACGCGGAGTTCGTGGTCACGTCGCAGGTCAGCCACCCGGACGGCATCGCCGTCGACTGGATCGCGCGCAACCTGTACTGGACCGACACCGGCACGGACCGCATCGAGGTGACCCGGCTCAACGGCACCATGCGCAAGATCCTGATCTCCGAGGACCTGGACGAGCCGCGCGCCATCGTGCTGGACCCCGAGGCCGG GTACATGTACTGGACGGACTGGGGCGAGGTGCCGAAGATCGAGCGGGCCGACCTGGACGGGACGGAGCGGGTGGTGATGGTCAACACGTCGCTGGGCTGGCCCAACGGCCTGGCGCTGGACTACCAGCAGAGGAAGATCTACTGGGGCGACGCCAAGACCGACAAGATCGAG atGATGAACATGGACGGGTCCGGGCGCCGCGTCGTGGTCGACATCAACCTGCCGCACATCTTCGGCTTCACGCTGCTGGGAGACTTCATCTACTGGACGGACTGGCAGCGCCGCAGCATCGAGCGGGTCCACAAGCGCACGGCGGAGCGGCAGGTCATCATCGACCAGCTGCCCGACCTCATGGGCCTCAAGGCCACGTCGGTGCACCGGGTCCGCGGCACCAACCCGTGCGCCGAGGCCAACGGCGGCTGCAGCCACCTGTGCCTGTTCAAGCCGCGGGGCGTCCAGTGCGGCTGCCCGATCGGCCTGGAGCTCATCGCCGACATGCGGACCTGCATCGTGCCCGAGGCCTTCCTGCTCTTCTCCCGCCACACCGACATCCGCCGCATCTCGCTGGagaccaacaacaacaacgtggCCATCCCGCTGAGCGGCGTCAAGGAGGCGTCGGCGCTCGACTTCGACGTCACCGACAACCGCATCTACTGGACCGACATCACGCTGAAG ACCATCTCCCGGGCCTTCATGAACGGCAGCGCCCTGGAGCACGTGGTGGAGTTCGGCCTGGACTACCCGGAGGGGATGGCGGTGGACTGGCTGGGGAAGAACCTGTACTGGGCCGACACCGGCACCAACCGCATCGAGGTGGCCAAGCTGGACGGCCAGCACCGGCAGGTCCTGGTCTGGAAGGACCTGGACAGTCCCCGGGCGCTGGCCCTGGACCCGGCTGAGGG GTACATGTACTGGACCGAGTGGGGCGGCAAGCCCAAGATCGACCGGGCGGCGATGGACGGGACCGGCCGCATCACGCTGGTGGCCGACGTGGGCCGGGCCAACGGCCTGACCATCGACTACGCAGAGCGGCGCCTCTACTGGACGGACCTGGACACCACGCTCATCGAGTCCTCCAACATGCTCG GTCAGGACCGGGAGGTGATCGCCGACGACCTGCCGCACCCGTTCGGCCTGACCCAGTACCAGGACTACATCTACTGGACGGACTGGAGCCAGCGCAGCATCGAGCGGGCCAACAAGACCAGCGGCCAGAACCGCACCGTGATCCAGGGCCACCTGGACTACGTCATGGACATCCTGGTCTTCCACTCGTCCCGCCAGGGCGGCTGGAACGCCTGCGCCTCCACCAACGGCCACTGCTCGCACCTGTGCCTGGCCGTGCCCGTCAGCAGCTTCGTCTGCGGATGCCCCGcccacttctccctcaactaCGACAACAAGACCTGCAGCG CGCCGACGTCCTTCCTGCTGTTCAGCCAGAAGACGGCGATCAACCGGATGGTGATGGACGAGCAGCAGAGCCCCGACATCATCCTGCCCATCCACAGCCTGCGCAACGTCCGCGCCATCGACTACGACCCGCTGGACAAGCAGCTGTACTGGATCGACTCCAAGCAGAGCGTCATCCGCCGGGCGCAGGAGGACGGCAACCAGAGCATGACGGTGGTGTCGGCGCCGGCGGGCGGCGCCCCGGGGGGGCTGCAGCTGTACGACCTGAGCATCGACGTCTACAGCCGCTTCATCTACTGGACCAGCGAGGTCACCAACGTCATCAACGTGACGCGCACCGACGGCGGCCGCGTGGGCGTGGTGCTGCACGGCGAGCACGACAAGCCGCGCGCCATCGTGGTCAACCCCGAGAGAGG ctacATGTACTTCACCAACCTGCTGGAGCGCTCGCCCAAGATCGAGCGGGCGGCGCTGGACGGCACGGAGCGCGAGGTGCTGTTCTTCAGCGGCCTGGGGAAGCCGGTGGCGCTCGCCGTCGACAACCAGGTGGGGAAGCTGTTCTGGGTGGACTCGGACCTGCGGCGCATCGAGAGCAGCGACCTCTCCG GGGCGAACCGCGTCGTCATCGCCGACTCCAACATCCTGCAGCCGGTGGGCCTCACCGTGTTCGGGAGCCACCTGTACTGGATCgacaagcagcagcagatgatcGAGCGCATCGACAAGACCACCAGGGAGGGCCGCACCAAGATCCAGGCCCGCATCGCCTACCTGAGCGACATCCACGCCGTGCACGAGCTGGACATGAGGGAGTACG GGAAGCATCCGTGCACGTGGGACAACGGCGGCTGCTCGCACATCTGCATCGTGAAGGGCGACGGGACGACGCGCTGCTCCTGCCCCGTCCACCTGGTGCTGCTGCCCGACGAGCTGTCCTGCGGAG AGCCGCCCACCTGCTCGCCCGAGCAGTTCTCCTGCGCCTCCGGCGAGGTGGACTGCATCCCGCAGGCGTGGCGCTGCGACGGCTACCCCGAGTGCGACGACAGCAGCGACGAGGAGGACTGCCCCGTCTGCTCCGACGCCGAGTTCCAGTGCGACAGCCGGCAGTGCATCGACCGCAGCCTGCGCTGCAACGGCGACGTCAACTGCCAGGACCGCTCCGACGAGAACAAGTGTGAAG ttcGCTGTCCGGCCGATCAGTTCACCTGCTCCAACGGTCAGTGCATCGGCAAGCACAAGAAGTGCGACCACAACATGGACTGCACCGACAACTCGGACGAGATCGGCTGCT ACCCGACGGAGGAGCCG CGCCCGCCCACCAACAACACCATCATCTGGGTGGTGTGCGTGGTCCTGGTGGTGTTCGTGGTGGGCGCCGTGTACTTCGTGTGCCAGCGCGTCCTGTGCCCCCAGATGAAGGACGACGGCGAGACGGTCACCAACGACTTCGTGGTCCACGGCCCGTCCTCGGTGCCGCTGGGATACGTGCCGCATCCCGGCTCGCTGTCCAGCTCGCTGCCCG GTATGTCCAGAGGGAAGTCGGTGATCGGCTCGCTCAGCATCATGGGAGGCAGCAGCGGGCCGCCGTACGACCGCGCCCACGTCACCGGGGCGTCGtccagcagctcgtccagcaCCAAGGGCACGTACTTCCCCCCG ATCCTCAACCCTCCTCCGTCCCCGGCCACCGTGCGCTCCCAGTACACCATGGAGTTCGGATATTCCTCCAACAGTCCGTCGACACACAGATCCTACAG CTACCGGCCGTACACCTACCGACACTTTGCCCCGCCCACCACCCCCTGCAGCACGGACGTGTGCGACAGCGACTACACGCCGGGTCGCCGGGCGCCGCTCAAgtccggcgccgccgccgccaccaagGGCTACACCAGCGACCTCAACTACGACTCGGAGCCtttcccgccgccgccgacgcCCCGCAGCCAGTACCTGTCGGCGGAGGAGAACTGCGAGAGCTGCCCGCCGTCGCCTTACACCGAGCGCAGCTACTCGCACCACCTgtacccgccgccgccgtcgccctGCACGGACTCCTCGTGA
- the tbk1 gene encoding serine/threonine-protein kinase TBK1, with protein MQSTSNYLWLISDLLGQGATANVYRGRHKKTGDLYAVKVFNNLSFLRPLDVQMREFEVLKKLNHKNIVKLFAVEEESNTRHKVLVMEYCPCGSLYTVLEESSNAYGLPEDEFLIVLHDVVAGMNHLREYGIVHRDIKPGNIMRVIGEDGRSVYKLTDFGAARELEDDEQFVSLYGTEEYLHPDMYERAVLRKDHQKKYGATVDLWSIGVTFYHAATGSLPFRPFEGPRRNKEVMYKIITEKPSGTISGHQKCENGKIEWSTEMPVSCSLSKGLQSLLTPVLANILEADQEKCWGFDQFFAETNDILHRTVVYVFSLQQATLHHVYIHEYNTAALFQELLCRRSSIPLHNQELLYEGRRLVLDPNRQAMTFPKTSRDNPIMLVSRESVATVGLIFEDPSPPKVQPRYDLDLDASYAKTFAGDVGHLWKTSESLLVYQELVRKGVRGLIELMREDYSEILHKKSEVFHLCSFCTQLLEKTEQLLEVLMQANMLSSEYDEISDMHKKVLRISGSLDPIERTSQDIKSKFLPGGLLTDGWTQQVGTHPEDRNVEKIKVLLDAITTIYQQFKKDKAERRLPYNEEQIHKFDKQKLVLHASKARALFTEECAMKYRLFISKSEEWMRKVHHVRKQLLGVSGQLISIEKEVSMLMERAIKLQEQLPQKVLPVVSSGMKPQAYLSQNTLVEMTLGMKKLKEEMEGVVKELAENNHFLERFGTLTLDGGLRG; from the exons ATGCAGAGCACTTCTAATTACCTGTGGCTGATCTCAGACCTGCTGGGTCAGGGAGCCACGGCCAACGTTTACCGAGGGCGGCACAAG AAAACCGGCGACCTGTACGCAGTCAAAGTCTTCAACAACCTGAGCTTCCTGCGGCCGCTCGACGTCCAAATGAGGGAGTTCGAGGTCCTGAAGAAGCTGAACCACAAGAACATCGTGAAGCTGTtcgctgtggaggaggag TCCAACACTCGTCACAAGGTGCTGGTGATGGAGTACTGCCCCTGCGGGAGTCTCTACACCGTCTTAGAGGAATCGTCCAACGCCTACGGACTCCCCGAGGACGAGTTCCTCATCGTCCTGCACGATGTCG TGGCGGGCATGAACCACCTGAGGGAGTACGGCATCGTCCACCGAGACATCAAACCGGGGAACATCATGAGGGTGATCGGAGAGGACGGGCGCTCCGTCTACAAGCTGACCGACTTCGGCGCCGcccgggagctggaggacgacgaGCAGTTCGTGTCGCTGTACGGCACCGAGGAGTACCTG CACCCCGACATGTACGAGCGCGCCGTGTTGAGGAAGGACCACCAGAAGAAGTACGGCGCCACGGTGGACCTGTGGAGCATCGGCGTCACTTTCTACCACGCCGCCACCGGCAGCCTCCCTTTCAGGCCGTTCGAGGGGCCGCGCAGGAACAAGGAAGTGAT GTACAAGATCATCACGGAGAAGCCGTCGGGGACGATCTCCGGTCACCAGAAGTGTGAGAACGGGAAGATCGAGTGGAGCACGGAAATGCCCgtgtcctgcagcctgtccaa GGGTCTGCAGAGCCTCCTCACCCCGGTCCTCGCCAACATCCTGGAGGCGGATCAGGAGAAGTGTTGGGGCTTCGACCAGTTTTTCGCCGAGACCAACGACATCCTGCACCGGACCGTGGTCTACgtcttcagcctgcagcaggcCACGCTGCACCACGTCTACATCCACGAGTACAACac GGCGGCGCTGTTCCAGGAGCTGCTGTGCCGCCGGAGCAGCATCCCGCTGCACAACCAGGAGCTGCTGTACGAGGGCCGCCGCCTCGTGCTCGACCCCAACCGCCAGGCCATGACCTTCCCCAAGACCTCCAGGGACAACCCCATCATGCTGGTCAGCCGCGAGTCCGTCGCCACCGTCGGCCTCATCTTCGAAGACC ccAGTCCTCCCAAAGTCCAGCCGCGCTACGACCTCGACCTGGACGCCAGCTACGCAAAG ACGTTCGCGGGAGACGTGGGACATCTGTGGAAGACGTCCGAGTCTCTGCTGGTTTATCAGGAACTGGTGCGGAAAGGAGTCCGAGGCCTGAT CGAGCTGATGAGGGAGGACTACAGCGAGATCCTCCACAAGAAGTCTGAAGTCTTCCACCTCTGTAGCTTCtgcacgcagctcctggagaagacggagcagct gCTGGAGGTGCTGATGCAGGCCAACATGCTGTCGTCTGAATACGACGAGATCTCCGACATGCACAAGAAAGTCCTGAGA ATCTCCGGCTCTCTGGACCCCATCGAGAGGACGTCTCAGGACATCAAGAGCAAGTTCCTGCCCGGAGGCCTGCTGACCGACGGCTGGACGCAGCAAGTGGGGACGCACCCCGAGGACCGCAA tgtgGAGAAAATCAAAGTGCTGCTGGACGCCATCACCACGATTTACCAGCAGTTCAAGAAGGACAAAGCCGAGAGAC gtctgccATACAACGAGGAGCAGATCCACAAGTTTGATAA ACAGAAGCTGGTCCTTCACGCCAGTAAAGCTCGCGCTCTGTTCACGGAGGAGTGCGCCATGAAGTACCGACTCTTCATCTCCAAGAGCGAGGAGTGGATGAG GAAGGTTCATCATgtgaggaagcagctgctcggcgTGTcgggtcagctgatcagcatcGAGAAGGAGGTCAGCATGCTGATGGAGCGCGCCAtcaag CTCCAGGAGCAGCTTCCTCAGAAGGTTCTGCCGGTGGTGTCCAGCGGGATGAAGCCTCAGGCCTACCTGAGCCAGAACACGCTGGTGGAGATGACCCTGGG gatgAAGAAGTtgaaggaggagatggagggtgTGGTCAAAGAGCTGGCAGAGAACAACCACTTCTTAGAGAG GTTCGGGACTCTGACGCTGGACGGCGGTCTGAGAGGGTGA
- the gpr19 gene encoding putative G-protein coupled receptor 19 — protein MVYARSTNAGVSPSVYSPSFTYQMSVNYSRRDNSSVLATVPSTALCSVQGPPGWANASAAPHQLTTGEVAVLGLVFAALWLVSVLGNALVCLVIHRSRRTQSTTNYFVVSMACADLLMSLGCAPFVLLQVASGRWPLSAAACKAVRYLQHLCPGVQVYVLLSISVDRFYTIVYPLSFKVSREKAKKMILASWLFDAAFASPCLFFYGSTDSHCDFFLPDSWGSIAYAALHLLVGFAVPVALIVSFYQRVIRYIWRISADGHTVRRTMNIVPRTKVKTIKMFLMLNSVSFLTWTPFYVAQLWHPSESGGADRQALLFFTAIAWVSFSSTASKPTLYSVYNANFRRGMRETFCMSSMKCYRSNAYTITASSRMAKKNYVGVVDVPVQAKTVAKDAVCDAFDRDAKEKKVAWPTNTNPPNTFV, from the coding sequence ATGGTTTACgcccgctccaccaacgccgGTGTCAGTCCCTCCGTCTACTCTCCGTCCTTCACCTATCAGATGTCCGTCAACTACTCCAGGAGAGACAACTCCAGTGTCCTGGCCACCGTCCCCTCCACCGCGCTCTGCAGCGTCCAGGGCCCCCCCGGCTGGGCCAATGCCTCCGCCGCCCCCCACCAGCTGACCACGGGGGAGGTCGCCGTCCTCGGCCTGGTGTTCGCCGCCCTCTGGCTGGTCTCCGTCTTGGGCAACGCCCTGGTCTGCCTGGTCATCCACCGCAGCCGGCGGACTCAGTCCACCACCAACTACTTCGTGGTGTCGATGGCGTGCGCTGACCTGCTCATGAGCCTGGGCTGCGCGCCGTTCGTCCTGCTGCAGGTGGCCTCCGGGCGCTGGCCGCTGAGCGCCGCCGCCTGCAAGGCCGTGCGCTACCTGCAGCACCTGTGCCCCGGCGTGCAGGTCTACGTCCTGCTGTCCATCTCCGTGGACCGCTTCTACACCATCGTCTACCCGCTGAGCTTCAAGGTGTCGCGGGAGAAGGCCAAGAAGATGATCCTGGCCTCCTGGCTGTTCGACGCCGCCTTCGCGTCGCCGTGCCTCTTCTTCTACGGCTCCACAGACAGTCACTGTGACTTCTTCCTCCCGGACAGCTGGGGCAGCATCGCCTACGCCGCCCTCCACCTCCTGGTGGGGTTTGCGGTCCCGGTGGCGCTGATCGTGTCCTTCTACCAACGCGTCATCCGGTACATCTGGAGGATCAGCGCCGACGGCCACACGGTGCGCCGGACGATGAACATCGTCCCCCGGACTAAAGTCAAGACCATCAAGATGTTCCTCATGCTCAACTCGGTGTCGTTCCTCACCTGGACGCCGTTCTACGTGGCCCAGCTGTGGCACCCCAGCGAGTCGGGCGGGGCGGACCGCCAGGCGCTGCTCTTCTTCACGGCCATCGCCTGGGTCTCCTTCAGCTCCACGGCCTCCAAGCCCACGCTGTACTCCGTCTATAACGCCAACTTCCGGCGCGGCATGCGGGAAACCTTCTGCATGTCGTCCATGAAGTGCTACCGCAGCAACGCCTACACCATCACCGCCAGCTCGCGCATGGCCAAGAAGAACTACGTGGGGGTGGTGGACGTCCCGGTGCAGGCCAAGACCGTCGCCAAGGACGCCGTCTGCGACGCGTTCGATCGAGACGCCAAGGAAAAGAAGGTGGCTTGGCCCACGAACACCAACCCTCCAAACACCTTCGTCTGA
- the crebl2 gene encoding cAMP-responsive element-binding protein-like 2, which translates to MDENKMVAGKVKKPGKRGRKPAKIDLKAKLERSRQSARECRARKKLRYQYLEELVSSKERAICALREELEMYKQWCSAMDQGKIPSEIKALLTGDEQKTPQSGSGTKSTKNNKNTTNSGGGAHT; encoded by the exons ATGGATGAAAACAAG ATGGTGGCGGGAAAAGTGAAGAAACCGGGAAAACGTGGCCGCAAACCTGCCAAAATTGACCTGAAGGCCAAACTGGAGCGAAGCCGTCAGAGTGCCCGAGAGTGTCGAGCCAGAAAGAAGCTGAGGTACCAGTACTTGGAGGAGCTGGTGTCCAGCAAGGAGAGAGCCATCTGCGCCCTGcgggaggagctggagatg TACAAACAGTGGTGCTCGGCCATGGATCAGGGGAAGATACCATCTGAGATCAAAGCTCTGTTGACTGGAGACGAGCAGAAGACACCTCAGAGTGGCAGTGGCACCAAATCcaccaaaaataacaaaaacaccaccaacagcggcggcggcgctcacacTTAG